The Methanobrevibacter thaueri genome contains a region encoding:
- the aroA gene encoding 3-phosphoshikimate 1-carboxyvinyltransferase — MKLKVKNISKIGGVVKAPPSKSYSHRAVILASLANGTSKLYDMLYSEDTLSSIRVCKALGAKIKKTDDYLEVVGTGGKLHNSSEEPIDLANSGTTLRLMTSISALSDNEVILTGDESLQTRPMGLLMDALMPLGIETESLNDNDKAPILIKPGYVGGETNIYGNVSSQYISSIIISSPLSDKGVTLYVLPEFKSKPYVNMTLDIMKKFGVKSLRGYYLKHESCDKEHQSCRIDEFKVKKQDYVACDYTVEGDYSSASYLLALIAINGGKAKIKNLFRDSKQGDKYILDILQKMGATIIRGEDYVEIASNGDLKAIDVNLSNAPDLLITVAVLAAMAEGTTHITGVAHARVKETDRIDTTCRELEKLGCKLVEHEDGMSITGGVSSGVVDSHGDHRLAMAFSLIGLKHDIEITNGEVFDVSFPNFIESMAELGFELELENE, encoded by the coding sequence ATGAAGCTTAAGGTTAAAAATATTTCAAAAATAGGCGGGGTTGTCAAGGCACCGCCATCAAAAAGTTATTCACATAGGGCGGTTATTCTGGCCAGTTTGGCTAATGGAACATCTAAACTCTATGATATGTTATATTCAGAAGACACATTATCATCAATTAGGGTATGCAAGGCTTTAGGTGCAAAGATAAAGAAAACTGATGATTACTTGGAAGTCGTTGGAACCGGAGGTAAACTGCATAATTCCTCTGAAGAACCGATAGACTTGGCAAATTCCGGAACTACATTAAGGTTAATGACCAGCATTTCCGCCTTAAGTGACAATGAGGTCATATTGACCGGAGACGAATCCCTGCAGACCCGTCCAATGGGACTTCTTATGGACGCATTGATGCCTTTGGGGATTGAAACCGAATCACTTAATGATAATGATAAGGCACCAATCCTAATTAAACCGGGATATGTCGGCGGTGAAACCAACATCTACGGCAATGTCAGTTCACAGTACATTTCATCAATCATAATATCTTCACCGTTGTCCGATAAGGGCGTTACTTTATATGTGTTGCCCGAATTCAAGTCAAAGCCTTATGTAAACATGACATTGGATATCATGAAAAAATTCGGCGTGAAATCCTTAAGGGGATATTATTTAAAGCATGAGTCCTGCGACAAGGAGCATCAAAGCTGTCGCATTGATGAGTTTAAGGTTAAAAAGCAGGATTATGTTGCCTGCGATTATACTGTTGAGGGAGATTATTCCTCAGCATCTTATCTTTTGGCGTTAATAGCCATTAACGGTGGAAAGGCCAAGATCAAAAATCTGTTCAGGGATTCCAAGCAAGGCGATAAATATATTTTGGACATCCTGCAAAAGATGGGTGCCACAATTATCCGTGGGGAGGATTATGTCGAAATAGCCTCCAATGGTGATTTGAAAGCCATTGACGTCAACCTGTCAAATGCGCCAGATTTACTGATTACCGTTGCGGTTCTGGCTGCAATGGCTGAAGGCACAACCCACATCACTGGTGTTGCCCATGCGAGAGTTAAGGAAACCGACAGAATCGATACGACCTGCCGTGAATTGGAGAAACTGGGCTGTAAGCTAGTTGAACATGAAGATGGAATGAGCATTACAGGAGGCGTAAGCTCCGGTGTTGTCGATTCACATGGAGACCACAGACTGGCCATGGCATTCAGTCTAATAGGCCTTAAGCATGACATTGAAATCACAAACGGCGAAGTCTTTGACGTGTCATTCCCGAATTTCATTGAGTCAATGGCAGAATTAGGATTTGAATTGGAGTTAGAAAATGAATAA
- a CDS encoding endonuclease III domain-containing protein → MNKEERVIKLIEELESVFTIRTFLDHDPYKVLIRTILSQRTRDENTDQATNNLFSKYPDIYAVVDAPIDDVKELIRPAGFYNVKAARIQEVSQILIDQYGGEVPDTVEEMVKLPGVGRKTANCVMVFAFELPAIPVDTHVHRISNRLGLVDTKNPEDTEVELCKIAPEELWIKLNDLMVQFGQNICKPIGPQCEICPCTDICDYFNDNI, encoded by the coding sequence ATGAATAAGGAAGAGCGTGTAATCAAGTTGATTGAAGAGTTGGAAAGTGTGTTTACCATCAGGACATTCTTGGACCATGATCCATATAAGGTTTTAATCAGGACCATTTTATCCCAAAGAACCCGTGATGAGAACACAGACCAGGCCACCAATAATTTATTCAGCAAATATCCTGACATTTATGCCGTTGTCGACGCTCCGATTGATGACGTTAAGGAATTGATTAGGCCTGCGGGCTTTTATAATGTTAAGGCTGCCCGCATTCAGGAGGTTTCACAGATTCTGATTGACCAGTATGGGGGAGAGGTTCCTGATACCGTTGAGGAAATGGTCAAACTGCCTGGAGTTGGCCGTAAGACCGCAAACTGCGTAATGGTTTTTGCTTTTGAGCTTCCTGCAATTCCTGTTGACACTCATGTTCACAGAATCTCAAATCGTTTGGGTCTGGTGGATACCAAGAATCCGGAAGATACTGAGGTGGAATTGTGCAAGATTGCTCCTGAGGAACTGTGGATTAAATTGAACGACTTGATGGTTCAGTTTGGTCAAAACATCTGCAAACCGATTGGCCCTCAGTGTGAGATTTGTCCATGCACTGACATTTGCGATTACTTTAACGACAATATCTAA